One genomic window of Thermococcus sp. includes the following:
- a CDS encoding DUF4139 domain-containing protein — translation MVRKFFPLIALFVVIVLVSLSFQGKRASTDDVMIALYNSAGIGMVERTMEVELREGINEIPLEGIGGIDLAEMSLRPLDDGISVLGLSGGERSMGNDVEVGLKSGEKISGKYLGIRDGKLAVEGDGYYMINLGEVAYIKTKYAGGSRIYAVLRAEKAGKYRVSVSYRVSGIRWEGRYRLYLNETAELRGYVVIRNPTWVEFSGANVLLVAGDVNLGQRAPTPVPYEKADGVAVSSPEKVEAFYLYRLGIVVVKAGSTMVYPYVTLEAPFEREYLYESWAYSREGPVYESISFKTDRVLPAGTVEVYRKTNEGVLLIGETGIDHTPKDGVVRIGIGRDYDVRGTTTVLEKSNDGEHYRIRITLQNFRNETKRIIVRHHKWGKVTYSSVQPVDETADYVEFMVTLRPGEKEEITFEYEC, via the coding sequence ATGGTGAGGAAGTTCTTTCCTTTAATCGCCTTGTTTGTTGTCATTGTTCTTGTATCCCTCTCATTTCAGGGTAAGAGGGCTTCAACGGATGATGTTATGATTGCTCTCTACAACTCCGCCGGCATTGGCATGGTTGAGAGAACGATGGAAGTCGAACTCAGGGAGGGAATCAATGAGATTCCACTGGAAGGCATTGGAGGAATCGACTTGGCCGAGATGTCTCTGAGGCCACTCGACGACGGTATCTCGGTGCTCGGACTCTCTGGGGGCGAGCGCAGTATGGGTAACGACGTTGAGGTCGGACTGAAAAGCGGGGAGAAAATCTCCGGGAAGTACCTCGGAATCAGGGACGGCAAGCTCGCCGTTGAGGGTGATGGCTACTACATGATAAACCTTGGCGAGGTGGCTTACATCAAAACCAAGTATGCTGGAGGTTCCAGGATTTACGCCGTTCTCAGGGCCGAAAAGGCTGGTAAGTACAGGGTTAGCGTCAGCTATCGCGTCTCTGGAATCAGATGGGAGGGCCGTTACAGGCTTTACCTCAATGAGACGGCGGAGTTAAGGGGCTACGTTGTCATAAGGAATCCGACTTGGGTAGAATTCTCCGGGGCAAACGTTCTCCTCGTTGCCGGCGACGTTAACCTCGGGCAACGCGCCCCAACTCCAGTTCCATACGAGAAGGCAGATGGTGTCGCTGTAAGCTCCCCTGAGAAGGTTGAGGCCTTCTACCTCTACCGCCTCGGTATTGTTGTCGTTAAGGCAGGAAGCACCATGGTTTATCCCTATGTAACCCTTGAGGCCCCCTTCGAGCGGGAGTACCTCTACGAGAGCTGGGCCTACAGTAGGGAGGGGCCGGTTTACGAGTCCATCTCCTTTAAGACGGACAGGGTTCTTCCAGCTGGAACAGTGGAGGTATACAGGAAGACCAACGAGGGAGTTTTGCTGATTGGAGAGACGGGGATAGACCACACCCCCAAGGATGGCGTTGTCAGGATAGGTATCGGCAGGGACTACGACGTTAGAGGCACCACCACTGTCCTGGAGAAGAGCAATGACGGCGAGCACTACAGGATACGGATAACCCTTCAGAACTTCAGGAACGAGACGAAGAGGATTATCGTCAGACACCACAAGTGGGGTAAGGTCACGTACTCCAGCGTTCAGCCAGTTGATGAAACGGCCGACTACGTCGAGTTCATGGTGACGCTTAGGCCCGGAGAAAAGGAGGAGATAACCTTCGAGTACGAGTGTTAG